The Leptospira brenneri genomic sequence GCTGCTTCCACTCAAATGGTTATCTCTAACCTAAATCCTAAAATAATCATTAACATTGGCTCCACGTCTGGTTTCTATAAAAGAGTTAAATTATTCGATCTCGTCGTTGCAAAAAATACCTTTCTTTATGATTTTTCGGAAGAAAAAGAACTCACTCAAATAAACTTTGATAAATATAGAACTGAAATCAACGTCGACTCGAATTTTAAAATTCCTGATGATATCATCCCCTCCAATATTATCTCAACTAATTCAAAGTTAGAGACTTCTAAAATCAGCAAACTTCCCTTATTATTCAATGCTTCTGATCCAGAATCAGGTTCCATTGCAAGAATTTGTCAGAACAATAATGTACAAGTAATGATTCTGAAAGGTATTTCGACTATCATATTAAGTGAAAATAATAATAGTTATGTGAAGATAAGTTCTGAAAAAAATAGCGAAATCATCATACCTAAAATAATCAATATTATTAAAACTTTTCATTGGAACTAAAGGCTGCTGTATTACAGCATCTTAAATTCGTTTCGATAATTTGAAAGAACATACAATAATTTCCCTCGTAAGTAAGTAATTTCCGAAACAATCTTTATCCTCGTTATTCCAATTAAAAGCTAAAATCTGTCTTACAAAATACTCAATTGCGTAAAGATTTGTTATGAACCGATGATCGGCATAGAATGAATATAGCTTTTTTGTTCCAAAGAATCTTTAAAAAACTCTGCAATCTGTTCTCTTGATAAAGAGAAAGATATTTTGGAATCTCCAAAAGACACTTTATATGGATTTGTCTGTTTGTCTATAGGAGCTATAATTCTAACAATAGTCCAGTCAAGTTTGCTTTCTTTGACCATTTCTCCGATAGCAGTAATCTCCTTGTAAGCTTTCGGAAACGCAAGCCTTGCAAAGAAAGGTGGGAACCAGGTCATCAGTGAATTTTTATCTTTTTCAAATCTAACAGATGGTGTTGCTAGTGTAATAAAACGTTTGATTTTATGTTTTATCATCGCTTGCAGAATATACTTATGGGCTTCCGTTAGTTCCATCCCCTCATAATTCCTCTTGAGTGGAGGTCCCATAACAGTTACGACTGCATCTATTTGATCAAAAATAGAATCGTGTAAATGCAACTCGTTTAGTTTGCCTTCGACAACTCTCAGTCGGACATTTTCTATGTTCAACTTTTCTGGACTGCGGGTATAAACAATGAGTTCATGCCCATTTTTGAATAACTTTTCCGCAAGTAGCTTTCCAATTGCGCCGGTCGCACCAAATAATAATATCTTCATACCTACTCCAAATATACTAAGTAACTATTTGTTCCTTGCTATCAAATATATACTTAATTAAATTAGCTGTCAATAAGGCACTTTTTTGTGCCTCGGAGTTTTTTATGAAAAATCATGAAAATTGTTCTCAGTTCTGGGATATCTTATCTCTCATTGGAGATAAATGGGTAGTGGCAACGATAGGAATCCTTTCTGACGGGCCGCAGCGTTACAATGAAATTAAACGACAAATTGGTGATGTTTCCCAACGAATGTTAACAAGAACTCTCCGTAGACTTGAAAATAGAGGATTAATTACGAGAAGAATTTTAAACACAATACCAATTGGGGTTGAATATAAGTTAACGCCTATCGGAAGAACGCTTGTTAAACCTTTGGACTCATTATTTGAATGGGCGATAAAAAATGCGGATAAAATAGAATCGATAACTAAAGAAGAAGAGTAGTAAGAAAAAATATTTTACGATTTTCTCTTCACTAGTTGTGGTCTATAAAGTTTAGATAAACACTTTGCAAGAGTTAACTTAAATTTTTTAAAATAACTTAGTTTAATCCTGGCACTTTTGAATCTAATTTATTTTAAAGATTTAATTCCATTTGGATATCAACTCGTTTATATGACGTTTGGCGGCCTTTAATTTCCTGAAATCCTAATTTATAATACAAATTGATTGCAGGTGTCAGAGCAGTATTACTTTCTAAGTAGATTTTAGAAGCCCCTAATTCTTTGGCAGAATTGATGATTGCTTTTCCTAATAACCAACCTAACTTTTTTCCTTGCGCCTTTGGTGAGACAGCCATTTTAGCAAGTTCATAATCATAATTAGGATCGTTCATTTTTACTAGAGCGCAGACTCCGAGAGGTTTTCCCTGATACAAGGCTACAAATATTTTTCCACCTTTGTCTAGAATCAATTCTTTCGGATGATCTAATACTTTGTAATCATTTTCTTCCATTTCAAAATAGGAAGAAATCCACTCTTCATTGAGGGACTTAAAAGCCTGTTTGTATTTTGATTCATATTCAACGATCTGAACATCTTGAATTTCTTCTTTGTTTATATTTGCTACCATTATCCAAAACCTAATTCCATTTTGTCAGCGGTAAGAATAGAAACATCTATATTATTAGTATAGAATTGTTTTTCGAATGAATCATTATCAAACAATTCTATACGATTGAACCAATTTTTTGGAACCGTTCAAATCTCCTCGTTCCTACTGATTCATCTCGACTAAAGTTTCAAAAAGAATTTTAGTTCCCAGCTCCAAATTATCGGCTGTAATATTTTCGTTTTTGCCATGCATCGTATCGATATCTTCTGATTTTAAAACTGCAGGAATGAGGCCATAGGATTTAATCCCAAGTTTTCGTAAGTATGAATTGTCCGTTTTTCCAGGAGAAAGGAATGGGGTCACCGTACTATTTGGAAATTTATTTACAGATACGGCAGCTAGTGTGCTGAAAAGTTTAGTATTGATGGGAGATATATCAGTAGGATTGATATCGGTAAAAGTCACTTCTGCCTTATATTTCTCAGCAATGGTTTTTACTTTTTTTGCAAACTCTTCAATGTCTACTCCGGGCAAAGTTCGAATGTCCAACCTTCCTGATGCTTCTCCAGCGATTACGTTTTCTCCACCTTCCCCTTCTGTAGTTCTAAATCCTGTAATCGATTTAGTGTTGGTTGTCATTGCAGTTAGGTGACGGTTACTGCGAATGGTTCCATGTAATAAAGGTTTGATTAACGGGTTCCTTGCATTTTTTAGAAAAAACGAATTAGGAAAGGGGCTAATCGTTCCTAGTTGATAAAAGAAAGCATCGGTTTCTTCTGTTATGCGAATATCGGATTCTAATTCCCGAACTTCATTAAAGAATTGAATTAAAGATAGAGCAGGGTATTGGTTTGGAGGAGTTGATCCATGTCCGCTAGTTCCTGTAATTTTTGCCCGTAACCAAATGTTTCCTTTTTCGGCATATTGAACGTTAAAGATTGTCGCCCCAGGAATTACAATATCTCTCGTGGCGACTCCACCTTCATTGAGGGCATACTCATAACCTGCAAGTAAGTGTTTTTGAACAGTCGTCATATACCTGCCACCTAACACCGAACCTGATTCTTCATCGGCCAAGGCCAAATACATAATGTTTCTAGTTCTTGGTAGTCCAGAACGTTTGATTTCTAGGAAGGCAAGTAATTCCATAACAGCCATTCCTTTCATATCAATGGCACCACGACCCCAAACGCGACCGTCACTGACAGCTCCTGAAAGAGGATTCACTTTCCATTCTTTGGAATCAAATTCTACTGTATCTAAATGGTTAGCAAGAATGATCCCTGGTTCTGGGTTGGGAACTGTGGCAGGGAGTTCGGCAATTAAATTAGGTCTAGTGGGATGTTTGGGATCGAAGACAAGTCGTGAAGGAATTCCTTCTTTGGAAAGGACTCCTTGAATGTATTTGGCTACCTGGATTTCATTTCCACGAACCGAAGGAATTTTTAATAAATCAGAAAGTAGTTTTACCGCCTCTGCTTTACGGTTTTCCCAATTCACTTTGGGATAATTCTTTTTTAGTTCAGCATACTTTACTTTCTGACCAAAGGAACAATGAAACGCAAACACCGCAATCACCAAAGTTGAAATCCATAACCTCATATTAATCATTCTTCCTCCACTATTAAGAAAATAGAGAATCATGAATTTCAAAACTTAAAAGTAAAAACTGATTTAATTTTTTCGGATAAAATCCATTCGTAAGTTTTTAAACGACAAACATCTTAAATCAAAATATTGTTTTAGTAGAAACGAATCAATTCTTCGGCAGATTCTCTTGGTGTGTGAAAACGATTTAGATCCGATTCAGGTTTTGGGTAACCAATGCTAAGTCCTAAGATTACCTTTTCTTCGTTTGGCAATTGGAGGGCATTTTTACTACATCAGGAAAGGCACCAAGAGCTGCCTGCGGACAAGTTCCCAACCCTTCTTCTCTTGCTAAAAGAAGAATTGATTGGAGAAAACAACCCAAGTCAATTCCTACAAAATAATTCAGTTCAAACTTGGATGTAATAAAAACGGCAGTTGGTGCTCCAAAGAATTCAAAGTTACGAAGCATAAACTGATCTCTTGCTTCTTTATCTTTCCTTTCAATTCCGGCCACTCCGTAAATTTTCATCCCCAAATCAAACATTCGTTTTTTAGCATCACTGGGATAGGACTCAGGCCAATTGTTCTGGTCTAGGTGGGGACTGACGAGCAGCTTGGACTAGATCCTTTGCTAATTCCTCTCGTTTGGTTCCATTGACAATGTGTACCTTCCAAGGTTGGGAATTTTTCCAACTAGGGGAACGTAAGGCTTTTCCAAAGACTCTTTGTAAAATTTCTTCTGGAATGGGTTTGGGAAGGAAGTCTCGAATGCTATGTCTAGTTTCTAGGGCTTCAGAAACTGTGGTCGCGGTTTCATGGATGGATATCATTTCAGAGTTCATGGGATGCTCCTAAACAACATACATACCAGTCGGTATGTATTTGCAAGAACTTTTCATACATACCGGTTGGTATAATGTTTGCTAAGTTTCTTTCCTTTTGGAATCTGTAGGGGATATGAAAAAAGAACCTACCCGCTTACGCCTTTTGCAAGTCAGCCGGAATCTTTTCTTAAAACAAGGATACTCGGGGACAGGGCTCAATCAAATTGTAGAAGAAGCAAAAACGGTCAAGGCAAGCCTCTACCAACATTTTTCTTCTAAGGAAATGTTAGGAAAAGAGGTCCTGAGAATTTATTCTGATGAAAATTTATCCTTACTTAAGTCCCTAATGAAACGAAATCCAAAACCCTTGGATTTCGTGAAGGCTTGGGTTCGGATTCTATCTCGTGAAGCAAGGATGTCCCAACTTTTTGGTTGTGGAATGGCAAATTTTCGCGCTCAGATTGCTCCCCAGGAATTGGAAATCCAGAAAGAAATTGAAGTAATTGC encodes the following:
- a CDS encoding M20/M25/M40 family metallo-hydrolase, whose amino-acid sequence is MRLWISTLVIAVFAFHCSFGQKVKYAELKKNYPKVNWENRKAEAVKLLSDLLKIPSVRGNEIQVAKYIQGVLSKEGIPSRLVFDPKHPTRPNLIAELPATVPNPEPGIILANHLDTVEFDSKEWKVNPLSGAVSDGRVWGRGAIDMKGMAVMELLAFLEIKRSGLPRTRNIMYLALADEESGSVLGGRYMTTVQKHLLAGYEYALNEGGVATRDIVIPGATIFNVQYAEKGNIWLRAKITGTSGHGSTPPNQYPALSLIQFFNEVRELESDIRITEETDAFFYQLGTISPFPNSFFLKNARNPLIKPLLHGTIRSNRHLTAMTTNTKSITGFRTTEGEGGENVIAGEASGRLDIRTLPGVDIEEFAKKVKTIAEKYKAEVTFTDINPTDISPINTKLFSTLAAVSVNKFPNSTVTPFLSPGKTDNSYLRKLGIKSYGLIPAVLKSEDIDTMHGKNENITADNLELGTKILFETLVEMNQ
- a CDS encoding NAD(P)-dependent oxidoreductase produces the protein MKILLFGATGAIGKLLAEKLFKNGHELIVYTRSPEKLNIENVRLRVVEGKLNELHLHDSIFDQIDAVVTVMGPPLKRNYEGMELTEAHKYILQAMIKHKIKRFITLATPSVRFEKDKNSLMTWFPPFFARLAFPKAYKEITAIGEMVKESKLDWTIVRIIAPIDKQTNPYKVSFGDSKISFSLSREQIAEFFKDSLEQKSYIHSMPIIGS
- a CDS encoding GNAT family N-acetyltransferase — encoded protein: MVANINKEEIQDVQIVEYESKYKQAFKSLNEEWISSYFEMEENDYKVLDHPKELILDKGGKIFVALYQGKPLGVCALVKMNDPNYDYELAKMAVSPKAQGKKLGWLLGKAIINSAKELGASKIYLESNTALTPAINLYYKLGFQEIKGRQTSYKRVDIQMELNL
- a CDS encoding winged helix-turn-helix transcriptional regulator; the protein is MKNHENCSQFWDILSLIGDKWVVATIGILSDGPQRYNEIKRQIGDVSQRMLTRTLRRLENRGLITRRILNTIPIGVEYKLTPIGRTLVKPLDSLFEWAIKNADKIESITKEEE
- a CDS encoding TetR/AcrR family transcriptional regulator, with the translated sequence MKKEPTRLRLLQVSRNLFLKQGYSGTGLNQIVEEAKTVKASLYQHFSSKEMLGKEVLRIYSDENLSLLKSLMKRNPKPLDFVKAWVRILSREARMSQLFGCGMANFRAQIAPQELEIQKEIEVIANRTIDCLAEYLEESVQNGHLISKVDCRLLAKHLFFVYEGVLQGYRLLDDKRSLDELYRIAESLIPSSK